The following proteins are co-located in the Tachysurus vachellii isolate PV-2020 chromosome 19, HZAU_Pvac_v1, whole genome shotgun sequence genome:
- the asxl1 gene encoding putative Polycomb group protein ASXL1 isoform X2 produces the protein MKDKQKRKKERTWAEAARMVLENFSDAPMTPKQILHVIQTKGLKEMRSGTAPLACLVTMLHSQVRGDRVKNSIFFKLPGRMSLFTLKKNALQWTKNPSGSEASDPNATPAASSTASFGAAEGAEQESGDSTETTAASGENDASVDETSSSASCSTEPQTRLSRSSQSGRQRKKSVMMPRVVLTPLKVNGEHVSSGAAGRRREGSRGGPGPTLRARSELGWKRPQHFKSMRGLRSGPMKRNRGGVEVDFETPGSILVNTNIRALINTRTFAAFPPHSQQQLLQLLPEVDRQVGPDGLARLSSSALNNEFFTHASQSWKERLAEGEFTHEMQVRFRQEMEKEKKVEAWKEKFFEEYHGQKSGLTREEALKLTMSDAGEVSGTVLGADTATATPKRRGVGRRRREGRIRRRSRADLRRRARRPLCKTTPAAVAQEQAETQAPLEVVAPATSPVPETSTEQAEVVLQAESESETPVETLCTEAAPSPAPVSTPAPASTSSTCDEPEGSTSLLPEVIEPTVASTSSPSSSSSSTSSSSSPSSSPSSTSDQQGAFAASSDSSSSSSSTVAVATDPLDDGASITTGTAGTGASSRESSPAASPSTASPAIQLKEQKRRPDESQAFTSFPEKRARLDEHQSFRNTVDCVHSEKPQPTTEEPKVPPIRIQLSRIKPPWVKGPPTYQICPRIVPPSEGSRRSGTGARTLADIKARAQQARAQREAAAAVAATGDGAGPGGGGPGGGVGIPDCSSGRRSREHPGPVEPGGGGGGGGGRVDVEDQESSASSHSSGAQLQLSNVEKQVSTPQIMPSPSSVSSNPSVLPSESPKTLTPSPTETDSPASQDQADICGGEEVMVSSCDKASEQTSDTPVPTPSEPESVGSQQESRVEEADSNESRTVTPSYTITPVSTEAVNLVPTSIPDSLPRFGAQGVDVIRTLAASSQSWEGEQYLGEHRSGTTGVIQHGSDVKIPKETFVTARNGFVGGVEDHVVRERLLQEHKSVETETEGKYASSLSCLPNDMREEDGVHSDSTETASDFENETPEDDTVDWHRTMDHNGAQGQNTKSQTQPVIQTPNRLTSCTLSSPQHQQPVIQAHVSNPAHSQTVIQARFPNGMPNQAVIHTQKHRSVHTHGINHVQDQNATSLTQVHVQSYLMHVEKDQSKSHGPNDGSGGKSFIPTEDEGKPFCRLPTDDSGFKNCATLSAVKRIQGNARPVSSVEANNPLVTQLLQGSLPLEKVLPQSHSASKLEINRLPGAQAGLPSNCQPGGSPRNMTPRFRAPTETGGSTEPAGLDLQHRAPSTHQSPVPGRNYGPSPPATSQSRMACMLDEPSSRGTVVQQFVPQQSGSVVPAGAVPVITSLPSTFSSSRHSVDMNSQSAQNLESAVIKEHHIPQPSRGDTPDKQAAGLQVHTINLSQPICRTTPDAPSPPHGDLCPSEVVPTVKISWRPSKSQPLQPQSYQQQLSHGASVKHEVASRPSCQQALTKNSQASIGGNSSVVVPKKEPQSSTDNYTGSGGAMEGLLNMEMSFARMAKKEQGKNIYTRHTDSSVSPVSSSSATSASSFSYHLYGKLPKLQQSGGGGSLSGDTGGGSSGFSYTANVSVVDGSGFSRSIADSVLQLRPRVSVGNAGSQSTALSIQAFAESAAEEVALKCSCRLKAMIMCQGCGAFCHDDCIGPSKLCVSCLVVR, from the exons GTTCTTGAGAACTTCTCAGATGCTCCAATGACCCCTAAACAGATCCTTCACGTCATCCAGACAAAGGGACTCAAAGAAATGAG AAG TGGCACAGCCCCACTGGCCTGCCTGGTTACCATGCTCCACTCCCAAGTGAGAGGTGATCGAGTGAAGAACAGCATCTTCTTCAAGCTGCCAGGAAGAATGAGCCTTTTCACACTAAAG AAAAATGCCCTCCAGTGGACGAAGAACCCATCGGGTTCGGAGGCTTCAGACCCAAACGCAACACCAGCAGCTTCATCCACAGCTTCGTTTGGAGCAGCAGAAGGGGCTGAGCAGGAGAGCGGTGACTCCACAGAAACTACAGCTGCTAGTGGTGAGAATGATG CATCAGTGGATGAGACTTCCTCCAGCGCCTCCTGCTCCACAGAGCCACAGACACGACTGAGTCGATCCTCACAG TCAGGGAGACAGAGGAAGAAATCTGTTATGATGCCTCGTGTGGTTCTTACTCCACTGAAAGTCAACGGTGAACACGTCTCCTCAG GAGCTGCGGGGAGGCGCAGGGAAGGGTCTAGGGGGGGTCCAGGCCCAACACTTCGAGCCCGCTCCGAGCTGGGCTGGAAACGCCCCCAGCACTTCAAGAGCATGCGTGGCCTACGTTCAG GACCCATGAAGAGGAATAGAGGTGGTGTGGAGGTGGACTTCGAGACCCCAGGCTCGATCCTTGTCAACACCAACATCCGTGCATTAATTAATACACGCACTTTTGCAGCATTTCCTCCTCACTCTCAGCAACAGCTTCTTCAGCTTCTCCCTGAAGTAGATAGGCAG GTTGGCCCTGATGGACTTGCCCGACTCAGCAGTTCAGCACTGAATAATGAATTTTTTACTCATGCCTCTCAAAGCTGGAAAGAGAGGCTTGCTGAAG GTGAGTTCACACATGAGATGCAGGTTCGCTTTAGACAAgagatggaaaaggaaaagaaagtagAGGCATGGAAGGAGAAATTCTTCGAGGAGTATCATGGCCAAAA ATCCGGCTTAACTCGTGAGGAGGCATTAAAACTCACAATGAGTGATGCTGGAGAGGTTTCTGGGACAGTTCTCGGGGCTGATACTGCTACAGCCACACCCAAGAGGAGAGGTGTTGGAAGACGACGAAGAGAGGGTCGTATCAGGAGACGATCACGTGCTGACCTTAGACGCAGGGCCCGCCGCCCACTCTGCAAAACTACTCCTGCAGCAGTGGCTCAAGAACAGGCGGAAACCCAAGCGCCTTTAGAAGTTGTGGCTCCAGCTACTTCACCTGTCCCAGAAACCAGCACAGAGCAAGCAGAGGTGGTCCTTCAAgccgaatcagaatcagaaacaccAGTGGAGACACTCTGTACAGAGGCAGCACCATCCCCAGCCCCTGTCTCTACTCCTGCTCCTGCCTCTACAAGCTCAACGTGCGATGAACCAGAAGGTTCTACCAGCCTGCTGCCTGAAGTTATTGAGCCCACTGTTGCCTCCACTTCTTCTCCTtcctcatcatcttcttcaacatcctcttcatcctctccATCTTCATCGCCTTCCTCTACCTCTGACCAGCAAGGAGCCTTTGCTGCTAGCTCTGactcatcctcctcttcatcctcaacTGTTGCTGTTGCCACTGACCCACTCGATGATGGTGCCTCAATCACTACTGGCACAGCAGGCACTGGAGCAAGCAGCAGAGAGAGCAGCCCAGCGGCAAGTCCCTCTACAGCCAGCCCTGCCATCCAGCTCAAGGAACAGAAGAGGAGACCCGATGAGTCCCAGGCCTTTACCAGCTTTCCCGAGAAGAGGGCGCGACTGGATGAGCATCAGTCCTTTCGTAACACAGTTGACTGTGTGCACTCAGAAAAGCCACAGCCTACAACAGAGGAACCCAAGGTCCCGCCAATCCGG ATTCAGCTCTCCCGGATCAAACCTCCGTGGGTCAAAGGGCCGCCAACGTACCAAATCTGTCCCCGTATCGTGCCCCCCAGCGAGGGGTCGCGGCGCAGTGGGACGGGGGCGCGCACCTTGGCGGACATCAAAGCCCGTGCCCAGCAAGCCCGTGCACAGCGGGAAGCCGCTGCTGCTGTTGCAGCCACTGGGGACGGGGCAGGGCCTGGGGGGGGCGGCCCGGGGGGTGGTGTTGGGATACCGGATTGCTCCAGCGGGAGGCGTTCGAGAGAGCACCCGGGTCCCGTTGAacctggaggaggaggaggaggaggaggaggaagagttgACGTGGAGGACCAGGAATCGTCTGCAAGCTCTCATTCGTCTGGAGCACAACTACAGCTATCAAATGTAGAAAAACAAGTCTCTACCCCACAAATTATGCCATCTCCATCATCTGTATCTTCTAATCCTTCAGTGCTGCCTTCTGAGTCCCCTAAAACCCTCACGCCATCACCAACTGAGACGGACAGTCCAGCCTCCCAGGACCAGGCGGATATCTGTGGAGGGGAGGAGGTGATGGTCAGCTCTTGTGATAAAGCCTCTGAGCAGACATCGGACACTCCTGTGCCTACACCCAGTGAGCCTGAGTCTGTAGGCAGTCAGCAAGAGAGTAGGGTTGAAGAAGCAGATTCAAATGAGAGCAGAACAGTGACTCCCAGTTACACAATTACACCGGTGTCAACTGAAGCAGTAAATCTTGTTCCCACATCAATACCTGACTCACTTCCTAGGTTTGGTGCCCAAGGAGTGGATGTGATCAGAACTTTGGCAGCATCATCTCAGTCTTGGGAAGGTGAGCAATATTTAGGTGAACATCGCTCTGGCACTACTGGGGTCATTCAGCACGGGTCAGATGTGAAAATCCCCAAAGAGACTTTTGTTACAGCCCGCAATGGTTTTGTAGGTGGTGTAGAGGATCAtgtggtgagagagagattactgCAGGAGCACAAGAGCGTAGAGACTGAAACGGAGGGTAAATACGCAAGTTCCCTCTCCTGTCTACCAAATGATATGAGAGAGGAAGATGGTGTGCACAGTGATTCCACAGAGACTGCATCAGACTTTGAGAATGAAACTCCCGAGGATGATACAGTGGACTGGCATAGAACAATGGACCATAATGGAGCGCAGGGTCAGAATACAAAGTCTCAGACTCAGCCTGTCATTCAGACACCAAATCGTCTTACTTCATGCACTTTGAGCTCTCCTCAGCATCAGCAGCCTGTCATCCAGGCACATGTCTCTAACCCTGCCCACAGTCAAACTGTCATTCAGGCTCGTTTCCCCAATGGCATGCCAAACCAGGCAGTGATTCATACACAAAAGCACCGTTCAGTCCACACCCACGGCATAAACCATGTTCAGGATCAAAATGCCACTTCCTTGACCCAGGTCCATGTGCAGTCGTATCTCATGCACGTGGAGAAGGATCAAAGCAAGTCTCACGGTCCAAATGATGGCAGTGGAGGAAAGTCCTTCATCCCAACAGAAGATGAGGGAAAACCTTTCTGCAGATTGCCTACAGATGATTCTGGATTTAAAAATTGTGCCACTCTTTCTGCTGTTAAGAGAATTCAAGGTAATGCACGACCTGTGTCCTCTGTAGAGGCAAACAACCCTCTGGTAACCCAGCTTCTTCAAGGTAGCCTACCTTTGGAGAAAGTCTTACCCCAGTCACACTCTGCAAGTAAGCTGGAGATAAACAGACTCCCAGGGGCACAAGCAGGCTTGCCATCAAATTGCCAGCCTGGAGGATCTCCCAGAAACATGACTCCCCGCTTCAGAGCCCCTACCGAAACTGGAGGGAGTACAGAACCTGCTGGTCTGGACTTGCAGCACAGGGCCCCTTCTACTCATCAGTCACCTGTGCCTGGAAGAAATTATGGTCCCTCACCACCTGCCACTTCACAGTCTCGAATGGCATGCATGCTTGATGAACCCAGCTCTCGTGGTACAGTTGTCCAGCAGTTTGTTCCTCAACAGTCAGGGAGTGTTGTGCCTGCTGGTGCAGTACCCGTCATCACTTCCCTCCCTTCCACTTTCTCTTCTTCTAGGCATTCAGTGGACATGAACTCTCAAAGTGCTCAAAATTTGGAGTCCGCTGTAATAAAAGAGCACCACATCCCTCAGCCTTCACGTGGTGACACTCCAGATAAGCAAGCAGCTGGTCTTCAGGTACACACTATTAACCTCTCCCAGCCAATTTGCAGAACCACACCTGATGCTCCCTCCCCTCCACATGGTGACCTTTGTCCTTCTGAAGTTGTACCTACTGTTAAGATCAGCTGGCGTCCATCCAAATCACAGCCACTCCAACCTCAGTCTTATCAGCAGCAGCTCTCTCATGGGGCTAGTGTGAAACATGAAGTCGCCTCACGCCCTTCATGCCAGCAAGCTCTCACCAAAAATTCACAGGCTTCAATTGGAGGAAATAGCTCTGTTGTTGTACCCAAAAAAGAACCCCAGAGCTCCACAGACAATTATACAGGTAGTGGTGGAGCTATGGAAGGACTGCTTAACATGGAAATGTCATTTGCACGAATGGCAAAGAAAGAGCAAGGTAAAAATATTTACACCCGTCATACAGACTCCTCAGTCTCACCTGTGTCCTCCTCTTCTGCTACCTCTGCCTCATCATTTTCTTACCATTTGTATGGAAAGCTGCCTAAGTTGCAGCAGAGTGGAGGTGGAGGTTCACTGAGTGGAGACACTGGAGGAGGATCATCTGGCTTCAGCTACACCGCTAATGTCTCTGTAGTGGATGGTAGTGGCTTCTCACGCAGCATTGCAGACAGTGTGCTCCAACTGAGGCCACGCGTTAGTGTTGGGAACGCTGGAAGCCAGAGCACTGCCCTTAGTATCCAGGCATTTGCTGAAAGTGCTGCAGAGGAGGTGGCTCTTAAGTGCTCCTGCCGCCTCAAGGCCATGATTATGTGCCAGGGGTGCGGTGCTTTCTGCCATGACGATTGCATTGGCCCTTCCAAACTTTGTGTTTCCTGTCTGGTGGTCAGATAG